Within Sebastes fasciatus isolate fSebFas1 chromosome 19, fSebFas1.pri, whole genome shotgun sequence, the genomic segment aaaaaacctgaaaaatgtctgaaaaacaaaaagtgtgaACAATGTCCAGAAAAATAAGTttgaaaaaagactgaaaaaaaagtctgtaaaaaaaagtcttaaaaaaaaatccgaaaaagtctgaaaaatatctgaaaaacaaagtgtgaataatgtcaaaaaaaaaaagtttgcaaaaagtctgtaaaaagtccgaaaaaaaattccgaaaagtctgaaaaaaaagtttgaagtctgaaaaaagtttgaaaaaaaatctgaaaaaagtctgaaaagaaattcccgaaaaaagtctgaaaaaaaagtttgaaaattaaattctgaaaaaatccgaaaaaagtctgaaaagaaaaatccgaaagtctgaaaaatgtccgaaaaacaaaagtgtgaataatgtcaaaaaaaaaagtttgaaaaaagtctgaaaaaaaatctgaaaaacaaagtcagaataatgtaaaaaaaaatgtaaaaatacttaccagacatgtccactttatgataatcacatgcagtttggggcaagtcagtcaagtcagcacactgatgtTAATAAAGATTTATACCTGTTGTACATGAGCATGTAAAGCATCGTAAATCTGACCCACtagaacaacaacacaaatactCGATGTTTAAGAaatcattttattataataaacatttccagaacaggTGCATTAGAAATAATACAGATACTGTATTCCTCTACGTACGTTAGATTATCCAACTTCAAACTGATGTTTCCTGCGTTTTCCTCGTTTCAACGCTCACACAAGTCAGCGTTTATGGTCCGTTTCATCCATCCAGAGTCCATCCAGTTTATATTCGTCTCGTCTGGGACAACACTGAGACAGAAGCGTCCTCTTCGTTATTAAAGTCTCTTTATTATTAGTTATACGATCCAGGACTGACTGCAGCTACGACTGGCCGGCTTTTCCTTTCCTGTTCCTCCCTCCGCTGTATCGGAAACTCTTCAGCGGGTTCCTCCCCGGGATGTTCTTCTACAACACATTAAATCAATCATTCTTTAACGCATCCTTTCATTCAAACCTGTGCATTGTTGTGTTTAATATGCAGTTCAGATTTCATtctttgtaaaaacaaacacagacggaAAACATATGAAGTAGACTAGAGAGACAGAGTTTGATCGTTGATAGTTAGATACAGggctaaaaaaataatgattcatttacagattattttctcaatcattcaattaaagggactgtttgtaactttctaagcgtataaatgtaccgggtcgggacacatacgcgctcacatatgcgcgttcgcgtgtggccgctgcctctcctcctctgcgtgcttgccttcactcagacaacGCGCACGTTCTTGCGtattcgctccacctctcacgtgcatgctgctcactccacactgcagaagagttagtttagctctgagaatatctagtgaatgttcagtggacgtttgtgcagaaataactgctgcagctcctccagaccaacagaggtttcccgtgtcttgtgaagtgacggggctccgcagagagaaacgttatcgtctccgaccaaaactccgctgtcccgttccctccggccgcggtcgggaggctgaggcgggaaaagccaacactaggatcagcattgattcatggagagaccttggtctggtcagctaacattactgccaagcagctgaaatatagagtgatattgtgcttttagctgacgtgtgtctcctcactgtgttgatcgatgctcgttcatgtgtatttagagcgagcaagcgcgagcccgatgctgactttcgttgatttcacggccacaggtgtcgctgttaacaagcattttctgaaagttacaaatagtccctttaccATAATGCACCATTTCCCGCACAGTTTAACACCTGTGATAATCTGACTGAGCACATACCTGTTCTCCTCATCTTCCTGTTCTCCTGCGCTGTCGGCTATGTTTAGCTCAGTTTTAGTTTGCTGTCCTGCTGCTTTCAAGATGCTGGAGATGCTGAAAGTCTCTTCCTGACCAGGTAACATCTCCTCCGAGTGATAACACTCACgggaagtaaaaaaaactaaaacgtTTTCTCTGAGAAGCAGTTAGCTGTTTCGTCCTGTAGAACCAGTCCGCGTTAAATCTGGTTCTTTAAAACAGAGGTTTGGTTTGTAATAATATCCCGCAGCTGGTCGACACCGAGGTGATTaatctctcttcccctctcctcaCTATCACCGCCACTCTCGTCAAAagaaatgtagttttgttgttttcccGCAATCAaggcagtaataataataaagataaataacagCGTCAGTTCCACTAAAAGCGAGCTCTCTTCTGCTGCCAGCAGGCGGCGCTCCGTCTCACCTTGAAGCTGCTCTTGACGACTCCCTCCGGTTTCGgtttcatcttcctcttcctccggTTCAGCAGCGGATTCACGGCGCCCTTCAGAGTCTCGGGGACTGGAGGAAATCAGAGAAGATGATGAGTTCTCTGTAACCAAGgacattttgaggtacttgtacagtattattaattataaaatattattattatcattagtttatttatatttttgtatcattaatctgaatctgtgaaGTAACTAAAACTATAAaagagatgtagtggagtaaaaagtactaaaaggacaaaaatatttgcagaagtataaagtacaatagaaatactcaagtgtcCTTTTCATATGAAGTTGCACATGCATATGCTGTGtattaactgtttttttcttaaattgtatttcattgaattaaataatataatttataattaaataaataattaaatgtaatttttgtatatatcatctgtttttatttattacattatggaccatttttgtgtccttaataaagttattattatttacagtgaCAATATTAATAGCAATGACTTTATTAAGGACACAAAAAAGGTccataatgtaataaataaaaacagatgatATACTTCTAATTAATAATacttataattatattttatggtactttatacttctactctattACATTTTGGAAGCAAatatttttagtcatttttagtactttttactccactaaaactattttacagttttagttactttacagattgagattaataatacaaaaatataaataaaatactacgattataattataatgactttaaagacacaaaacaatatttgtaaataaaaacagatgatatatacaaaaatgcaatttaaaaaaaacaatttatacaCAGCATATACATATGCAACTTCAGAAGAaaactttacttgagtatttatattttatggtactttatacttctactccactacctTTTGGAagcaaatattttttatactatataaatattttaattttttactttcagaatattaatataaaaatataactcCACTAATAGATTAGGAtgtattatagattaaactacccagcagtatatataaagtcattaaaatgatctccacctttaccagctgcaacattaaagcatCAATgattagaatatatatataatatatatattgttctgCACAATGAGTCCTTTCACTTTTGCTACTTTAAGTATGTGTTGAAGCGTCTTACTGAGGTACTCGGGTACGTTCCTCAGGTGCGGTTTGATGACGGCAGGATGGAGGTCTTTGTCGTGTCGGAGCAGCTGCAGGTCTCTGGGGTTGTCCTCAAAATATGTCTGAGAGACGGCAGATAAAACATCCGATCACTAAacgtcctcacacacacacacttcctcctcctcctcctcctccgtttctctctctctctctctctgcagacgaTGGAGATCATCTCTCACCTTCAGTTTCTCGGAGTTGAGCAGCTCCTGTTTGATCTCCTTCAGTCTGGCCTCCTTCACTGCCTGCTTCGTCACAGACCGCATGGCGTCCTGCGAACAAAAAGAGTCATCAACCAAACATTGAAATGAACTGAAGTCTGAACTGATGCTCATTATAAGAGACTTCATGTCTTTGTTTTGACTCGTCACAGGTATGATGATGGTACTCACCCTGCACCTGTACCTGAAGCCTTCAATCTCCTCCATCTTAAACTCATAAGGTTTCAGAACAGATTCAGTATTATCTGAAACAAACAACGTACACGTTtcatattaatacataaacacgtTCTTTTCCTACTAAACAGGAAGGACCAGACACAGTTTACATGACACTTCACATATTCATTAGAAGAAGTCCTCGTTACCTCCGGTGAGCGCCTCCTCCACCTCCGACAGCAAATGGAGCTCCGTGTGAGAGATGAAAGACAGAGCGGTTCCTGGGTTGTCTGCTCTCGCCGTTCTACACAAACACAACCGTATCAGAGGTCGACTCTCATCAGAGATAAAACTGCTTCTTACTGCGTCTCAAAATAATCAAACAGAGCTGAAGTGAAACCCGACTCACCTTCCGACTCGGTGGATGTACGACTCGACGGTCGTGGGGAAATCAAAGTTGACGACGTTGGCGACATTTTGGAAGTCCACACCTCTGGAGACTCCGTACTCCTTGTCCTTCGTCCTTTAAAAACAGCATTCATACGTCACCAAAGACGTACAGTTTGGCTGTTTGATCACTTTATTTAATATCTGAAGAGCAGATTTACCTCTACAGATTCAGACTTTGTGAAAAAAGCAACATCTAAACATGCAGATTGAACAGAACTCACTTCCCTCCTCGCTCtgagctcttcttcttcttccctttgCCTGCAGTCGTCTGCGGAGCGGCAGTGGGGTCAGCCAGACTCTGTTCATCTGTGGCGATGATGTAGTCGTAAAAGCCCTGGTTGAACTGGGTGATGATGTGACACCTAAAGGAGAGTGGCGAGAAACATCAATACGAACACAAAGAAAGAGGATTAACATTAATAATCTACTGTATAGATAACCGTCCTCTCTCACCTAGACTGGACGGGCAGCTCTGAGTTGAGGACGCAGGCAGGAATACCGAACTGCTCCATGAACAGTTTGAGTCTGTAGCATCGCTCCACGGCTCCAACGAACACCAGCGTCTTCCCCTGAACCAGACGCAGCTTCAGCAGCGTGTAGACCAGCAGGAacttgtcctcctcctcacacttGATGCTGTACTGCTGCAGCTGGCTGCTGTCTGGCAGCTGAGAGCCCTGCAGCTTCAGGATCAcctgagaggagagacaggtttAACACTGACTGTACAGTATCTGTAATAATGATGACCAGCTCTCTAAGACTGTGAATGTGACCTTACAGGgttgtgcagcagcagctcctttAAGGCCTGAACGTCCTCGGTGAGAGTAGCCGACATCAGGAACGACTGGTAGATCTTCGGCAGATGACTGTTAACACGCAACAAGATACAGAGGAAAGCTTCAGTTTAGGGGGAAGAGGGAAATAATCCATACAGCAAAGTATCGCCATATTTTGCGTGACAATATTGCATCGATTCACAGACGTCAAGTTCAAacaattaacctcttaacaatccgacggccCGCCTGCGGACCCGGACgctatttatttctctttcagaggttgtagctcaTGCAGCTTCTCATTTCCTGATTTTGTGCGTCCTCGTTTCCTCGTCTCATCCCATAGATCTCAGTGCTCCATCAATTCCTAAAATGCATTTCGAAGAGCGAAGAGGATTGCCAGAAGAGCTataagcgaggatacaccagtgtataaTCTCAAACCACGGCAGGACTCTACACATCTCACTGATCCTTTTGTTTTCACCAGTCGTCGTTATTTAAGACGATCAAACTGACTGACCGTCACCGTTTGTGTAGCGCCTCGTAAGGCGATGTTCTAACCACATTCCTTAATGACATTTCACCttcatgtgtttattattgAATGTAGGCTACATCAAATCCAACTGCTATAATCGTGACATTATGTTTACAGCCGCAAACAGCTAATTATGATATCACACAGTAAAaccactctgcagcctgcagttcagtgtgtccgcctgtTTCACCTAAaatacattgaaaaaaaaaaaaaaacttaaaacaatATTATAAACGTTTTTTATCTCACTGCGACGACATTTACTGATGCATACGTTTACTGATGCATACGTTTACTGATGCATACGTTTACTGATGCATACGTTTACTGATGCATACGTTTACTGATGCATACGTTTACTGATGCATACGTTTACTGATGCATACGTTTACTGATGCATACGTTTACTGATGCATACgtttactgatgcacgttggaagtaatgaatgaaatgcagaagAGGAAAATTAATCAgaaaacaacttttctttctctcattcacagcaccgccgCGATGTTCTCCCTCTTCTAATGTTACAGCTCGCCTTcgccatctctctctttttatcttttctttttaaatgagtcGTGGAGCCGACAGCAGAACCGCGGTACACGAGTTGAAGCagcagcgctgtgtgtgtgtgtgtgtgtgtgtgtgtgtgtgtgtgtgtttgaccaatcagcgacggtcatcTCTGTAAACTCCACCccgaaagttcctgtactttcagaaagtactactaCCCTGGTCCCTGCTAtcgaaacgcaatgagttcctcaaaaggttcttagttcagggggaaagttcctgcggtggaaacggggcttatAACCACATTTTCAGCAGCAAGACAGCTGTTTTCAGATCAGTCACAAGCAAAGCATGTTGCTTAAACTCTACAAAGGCGACATGAGGCAACGCAACAGGCGTCCTCCATCGCCGCtattctttgatgtcggcttggtgtgtctgggcctttacagCTTCATTAAACCAATATGTTTGTATCaacattgaattaaattaaatagcgcagcaaaaaaaatgctgcagcacTTTTAAGACTTAGTTCATTGTTGTGGTTTCACAGCACATttgctgttttggttcagtctcagactctccacaaacacattttcaggcagctgttttcagcaaaaacgTTCTGATAAAGCCACCGTACACCGCCTGCTCAgcaacaaacagcagacagacaaagttagagactagttggtgaacatagtggagcatttagcagctaatgcCGAACTCACACTACACAACGTTAGCAACatccttcaaatgaaacaatctgAGAAGGAAAAACATATTCTCATAAGCACACTCAGGCCATAACTGCTTAATTTTAAGGAGCCACAAGCCAAAAAATGTTGGGAATAAGTGCTTAAACTCTTCACTAAATGGGACGGTGATCTTTCTGGTGAATGAAAAGTCTTCGTGTTCTCACCACAACAAGTTCTTCAGGTCCGCCTCGAAGCCAAAAGAGAAGAGCAGGTCGGCCTCATCGACCACCAGCATCTCCAGGGACGAATGCAGGACCAGGTTCTGGGCGTTGAGGTGGGCGAGCACGCGGGACGGCGTCCCCACGACCACGTCGGGCTTCTCCATTAAGATTGGCCTGTTAAAACACGACCAGAGCGTCAACTACACACTAGTCATCTATATCTAGTTACACTGGATACAGATCCTGAGTGAGTGAAATGTGTACATGGACTGACCTCTGTGCCGACAGGTCAGCTTTCCCGGTGATGTCGGCCACTCGGACGTCCCTGGAGCAGTACGCCGTTAACTGTCTCATCATGGTCTGGACCTGCTGACCCAGCTCTTTGGATGGAACCAGGATCAGAGCTCTCACATCCTGCTCACGAACGCTCTGCAGACAAACAACGACAAACACAGAGTGAGCTGTCAGGAGGATGAAAATACGTAGACATGCATCATCACACAGGTAAAGTCTTTGGGTTCATGCACCCTGAAGTGTTTCCCCTCACCTGTTTGGAGGCCAGGATGCGCTGGATGACGGGTACAGCATAAGCTGCAGTCTTTCCAGATCCGGTCCGAGCTCGAGCCAGGAGGTCTTTCCCCTCCAGGGCCAGAGGGATGGCCTTCTCCTGGATCAGAGTCGGCTGGGACCAACCCAGATCTGCAACCGCctacatcacaacaacaacaacacagagagaaaggacTGAACACTCACTTTTACTGCTGTTTGTAGATTGATTACTTCTTTAAGGTTTGATTTTCTTcccaaaacattttgaaaaagtaTAATTCTAACAAACattgagatattactcacttttaacaatacCAGTTTTTCAGCAGATGgaatttacataattaatttgattaatttcgTAGCAAAATATCATATcaaatgatatggcttaaaagaatacccTCCTTTTATGCTTTTagagatactgattttaaaacatatttgactatgattaaaactaaaaaaatctaaattggcaaaaaaagattatttaaacatttcaaatttattaaaattgtttaacagaccctgattattttttctttattattattgtttattcaacttgtttcctttccttaaatgttttcgttgtaatttattttatttttatagtatttttatactgtgaaatatatttactgattaTTTCTTTTGCTGAAATGTCTGAACATGTACTTTATGTaactactgtattgaactttaGAAATAAAAATGGCAAAACCTATTAGATTATATAGACATTTCAgatttattccaattgtttaacagaccctgatgtgtatatatatacattatataatatataatatataatataatatatattatatattatatataatatatataatataatatatattatattatatataatatatattatattatatcctACTCAGGTTACAGAATTTAATGTAACACCGGAAGTCGTTTTTATAGCTATTTTGACagctttaatgtaaaatgtgttgCATTA encodes:
- the ddx56 gene encoding putative ATP-dependent RNA helicase DDX56; the protein is MAAERIQFHEMGLDDRLLKAVADLGWSQPTLIQEKAIPLALEGKDLLARARTGSGKTAAYAVPVIQRILASKQSVREQDVRALILVPSKELGQQVQTMMRQLTAYCSRDVRVADITGKADLSAQRPILMEKPDVVVGTPSRVLAHLNAQNLVLHSSLEMLVVDEADLLFSFGFEADLKNLLCHLPKIYQSFLMSATLTEDVQALKELLLHNPVILKLQGSQLPDSSQLQQYSIKCEEEDKFLLVYTLLKLRLVQGKTLVFVGAVERCYRLKLFMEQFGIPACVLNSELPVQSRCHIITQFNQGFYDYIIATDEQSLADPTAAPQTTAGKGKKKKSSERGGKTKDKEYGVSRGVDFQNVANVVNFDFPTTVESYIHRVGRTARADNPGTALSFISHTELHLLSEVEEALTGDNTESVLKPYEFKMEEIEGFRYRCRDAMRSVTKQAVKEARLKEIKQELLNSEKLKTYFEDNPRDLQLLRHDKDLHPAVIKPHLRNVPEYLIPETLKGAVNPLLNRRKRKMKPKPEGVVKSSFKKNIPGRNPLKSFRYSGGRNRKGKAGQS